A genomic segment from Cyprinus carpio isolate SPL01 chromosome A22, ASM1834038v1, whole genome shotgun sequence encodes:
- the LOC109060474 gene encoding REST corepressor 3-like isoform X1, giving the protein MPGMMDKGSEYLGKGRSNGTKSPSNASNGHFSDESGSDDEHDVGMRVGSDYQVYIPEFDPGSTKYSDKDSGGMLVWSPYHTIVDSKLDEYIAIAKEKHGYNVEQALGMLFWHKHNIEKSLADLPNFTPFPDEWTVEDKVLFEQAFSFHGKSFHRIQQMLPDKSISSLVKYYYSWKKTRSRTSLMDRQARKLANRSNPDESEEEMEEANPVEAHDSDYDPTKEAKKETHAEPQILSSKIALGRREHQTLQHRHHSQRSKCRPPKGMYLTQEDVVAVSCSSSAANSVLRQLDMELVSLKRQVQNAKQLNSGLKQKIEDGIDEFRLPECTQKMNARWTTDEQLLAVQGVRKYGKDFQAIADVIGNKTVGQVKNFFVNYRRRFNLDEVLQEWEAEQGTHTPSGDGANSGEDGKHSNSSSGKSTDEEEEEVTPASGPSPVATASSSSTSLNQPPPLLRPSLPATPALHRQPPPLQQQVRFLQPRPALNQPPPLIRPSNPLPPRLNPRPTASAAPESPSSSSLH; this is encoded by the exons ATGCCGGGAATGATGGACAAAGGGTCGGAATATCTGGGGAAAGGTCGCTCAAATGGGACGAAAAGCCCGTCGAACGCCTCGAATGGACATTTTTCGGACGAGAGCGGCAGCGACGACGAGCACG ATGTGGGCATGCGTGTGGGATCAGATTATCAAGTTTATATTCCTGAATTTGATCCAG GCTCCACAAAATACAGTGATAAAGACAGCGGTGGCATGTTGGTTTGGTCTCCATATCACACAATAGTTGACTCTAAAT TGGATGAGTACATTGCAATTGCAAAAGAAAAGCATGGATATAATGTTGAGCAG GCTCTCGGCATGCTCTTCTGGCATAAACACAACATCGAGAAGTCCCTTGCTGATCTGCCAAACTTCACCCCCTTCCCTGATGAGTGGACGGTGGAGGACAAGGTGCTGTTTGAACAAGCGTTCAGTTTTCATGGGAAGAGCTTCCACAGGATCCAGCAGATG TTGCCGGACAAATCCATATCCAGTCTTGTGAAGTACTACTATTCGTGGAAGAAAACACGTTCCCGGACGAGCCTGATGGACAGACAGGCACGAAAGCTGGCAAACCGGAGTAATCCAGATGAAAG tGAGGAAGAGATGGAAGAAGCCAACCCCGTTGAGGCCCACGACAGCGACTATGACCCCACGAAAGAGGCGAAGAAGGAG ACTCATGCAGAACCTCAGATACTGAGCTCCAAAATTGCTCTGGGACGGAGAGAGCACCAGACCCTGCAGCACCGTCACCACAGCCAGCGCTCCAAGTGCCGCCCGCCCAAAGGCATGTACCTCACACAGGAGGATGTGGTGGCCGTCTCCTGCAGCTCCAGCGCCGCTAACTCTGTCCTGCGTCAGCTCGACATGGAGCTGGTGTCTCTGAAGAGACAG GTTCAGAATGCCAAGCAGTTAAACAGTGGACTTAAGCAGAAGATTGAAGATGGAATTGATGAATTCAGACTGCCTGAG TGCACCCAAAAAATGAATGCCCGCTGGACAACAGATGAGCAGCTTCTGGCAGTACAAG GAGTACGGAAATACGGGAAGGACTTCCAGGCTATTGCTGATGTGATCGGGAATAAAACGGTGGGGCAGGTGAAGAATTTCTTTGTGAACTATCGGCGGCGCTTTAACTTGGACGAGGTGCTTCAGGAATGGGAGGCGGAGCAGGGAACTCACACTCCCAGCGGAGACGGTGCCAACTCTGGTGAGGACGGGAAACACAGCAACAGCTCCTCAGGGAAGAGCacggatgaggaagaggaagag GTGACCCCAGCCTCGGGTCCGTCTCCTGTAGCCACAGCCTCCAGCAGCTCCACCTCTCTCAACCAGCCTCCACCTCTTCTGCGTCCATCTCTCCCTGCCACCCCAGCGCTACACCGTCAGCCTCCGCCCCTGCAGCAGCAAGTGCGCTTCCTTCAGCCCCGTCCTGCCCTGAACCAGCCTCCGCCGCTCATCCGGCCCTCCAACCCCCTCCCTCCGCGCCTCAACCCCCGCCCCACAGCTTCAGCCGCGCCCGAgtcgccctcctcctcctctctacACTGA
- the LOC109060474 gene encoding REST corepressor 3-like isoform X2, whose translation MLVWSPYHTIVDSKLDEYIAIAKEKHGYNVEQALGMLFWHKHNIEKSLADLPNFTPFPDEWTVEDKVLFEQAFSFHGKSFHRIQQMLPDKSISSLVKYYYSWKKTRSRTSLMDRQARKLANRSNPDESEEEMEEANPVEAHDSDYDPTKEAKKETHAEPQILSSKIALGRREHQTLQHRHHSQRSKCRPPKGMYLTQEDVVAVSCSSSAANSVLRQLDMELVSLKRQVQNAKQLNSGLKQKIEDGIDEFRLPECTQKMNARWTTDEQLLAVQGVRKYGKDFQAIADVIGNKTVGQVKNFFVNYRRRFNLDEVLQEWEAEQGTHTPSGDGANSGEDGKHSNSSSGKSTDEEEEEVTPASGPSPVATASSSSTSLNQPPPLLRPSLPATPALHRQPPPLQQQVRFLQPRPALNQPPPLIRPSNPLPPRLNPRPTASAAPESPSSSSLH comes from the exons ATGTTGGTTTGGTCTCCATATCACACAATAGTTGACTCTAAAT TGGATGAGTACATTGCAATTGCAAAAGAAAAGCATGGATATAATGTTGAGCAG GCTCTCGGCATGCTCTTCTGGCATAAACACAACATCGAGAAGTCCCTTGCTGATCTGCCAAACTTCACCCCCTTCCCTGATGAGTGGACGGTGGAGGACAAGGTGCTGTTTGAACAAGCGTTCAGTTTTCATGGGAAGAGCTTCCACAGGATCCAGCAGATG TTGCCGGACAAATCCATATCCAGTCTTGTGAAGTACTACTATTCGTGGAAGAAAACACGTTCCCGGACGAGCCTGATGGACAGACAGGCACGAAAGCTGGCAAACCGGAGTAATCCAGATGAAAG tGAGGAAGAGATGGAAGAAGCCAACCCCGTTGAGGCCCACGACAGCGACTATGACCCCACGAAAGAGGCGAAGAAGGAG ACTCATGCAGAACCTCAGATACTGAGCTCCAAAATTGCTCTGGGACGGAGAGAGCACCAGACCCTGCAGCACCGTCACCACAGCCAGCGCTCCAAGTGCCGCCCGCCCAAAGGCATGTACCTCACACAGGAGGATGTGGTGGCCGTCTCCTGCAGCTCCAGCGCCGCTAACTCTGTCCTGCGTCAGCTCGACATGGAGCTGGTGTCTCTGAAGAGACAG GTTCAGAATGCCAAGCAGTTAAACAGTGGACTTAAGCAGAAGATTGAAGATGGAATTGATGAATTCAGACTGCCTGAG TGCACCCAAAAAATGAATGCCCGCTGGACAACAGATGAGCAGCTTCTGGCAGTACAAG GAGTACGGAAATACGGGAAGGACTTCCAGGCTATTGCTGATGTGATCGGGAATAAAACGGTGGGGCAGGTGAAGAATTTCTTTGTGAACTATCGGCGGCGCTTTAACTTGGACGAGGTGCTTCAGGAATGGGAGGCGGAGCAGGGAACTCACACTCCCAGCGGAGACGGTGCCAACTCTGGTGAGGACGGGAAACACAGCAACAGCTCCTCAGGGAAGAGCacggatgaggaagaggaagag GTGACCCCAGCCTCGGGTCCGTCTCCTGTAGCCACAGCCTCCAGCAGCTCCACCTCTCTCAACCAGCCTCCACCTCTTCTGCGTCCATCTCTCCCTGCCACCCCAGCGCTACACCGTCAGCCTCCGCCCCTGCAGCAGCAAGTGCGCTTCCTTCAGCCCCGTCCTGCCCTGAACCAGCCTCCGCCGCTCATCCGGCCCTCCAACCCCCTCCCTCCGCGCCTCAACCCCCGCCCCACAGCTTCAGCCGCGCCCGAgtcgccctcctcctcctctctacACTGA